The proteins below are encoded in one region of Flavobacterium nackdongense:
- a CDS encoding outer membrane protein assembly factor BamB family protein yields the protein MKKLATILLAICLMAAGPSSAQFGKLLDKAKAKISGGGSAAGKKSGSFATVWESEFENKATRLAVCGYDGEIVIGTDDNSASVLDASGKAMWNGDYKKLTTNGTNKSEYQYTQWRSDKGGYLFLFDERKMGTDRVACLDIQTGKELWNSEAYQNLIPKGTKAEDGADQGELETVKYISELDAFMISQKGSIILVKANTGEKIWETNRFKGGVGKYIYNKEKNEIILANFKPTALGALFAGFKNQLVRINASNGEILWDATFVGTVEKELVTRRAILDMWIKDNKVFLYLNGLMVYDYNNGQKLWEAIYENDMDGGGGGMFSNTKEKKYYRTIAEPLFTDNAVYIVMLGTRDRTKYVEKHDLSSGKLLWATEKVAGAFCVPNIYKTGSKVLIQIGGKVQVQEYRMESRSDGMGGTYKQQVPYIYWDYKAQKNGLVCLDDANGKLAWRSDKFDKRITDLILYEDKTVFAGDGDQFYCYEIASGKSLFDVKHDDAGVGKATDVIDFDDKVVVLSEKGLAAYNKKDGSRAYATEKIKGVDYFYHIGDNYFLRDQRNSKNIIYGIDMSNGETKGSVQSKGKGGSPQYGDGIDITSDGEYIFAFKGRKVEKIKVNN from the coding sequence ATGAAAAAATTAGCAACAATTCTGTTAGCTATCTGTTTGATGGCAGCCGGACCCTCATCGGCACAATTTGGAAAATTATTAGATAAAGCTAAAGCAAAAATAAGTGGAGGTGGTTCTGCAGCAGGAAAAAAATCGGGCAGCTTTGCCACCGTTTGGGAATCCGAATTCGAAAATAAAGCGACAAGGTTGGCGGTTTGCGGATACGACGGAGAAATTGTTATTGGTACAGATGATAATTCGGCTTCTGTATTAGACGCAAGTGGGAAAGCCATGTGGAACGGAGATTACAAAAAACTAACCACTAATGGTACCAATAAATCCGAATACCAATACACGCAATGGCGATCTGATAAGGGCGGTTATCTTTTCCTTTTTGATGAACGAAAAATGGGTACCGATAGAGTGGCTTGTTTGGATATTCAAACCGGAAAGGAATTATGGAATTCCGAAGCCTATCAAAACTTGATTCCAAAAGGAACCAAGGCTGAAGATGGAGCCGATCAAGGAGAACTGGAAACTGTAAAATACATCTCGGAATTAGATGCGTTTATGATTTCTCAAAAAGGATCCATTATTTTGGTAAAAGCCAATACAGGCGAAAAAATTTGGGAAACCAATAGATTCAAAGGTGGCGTTGGAAAATACATTTACAACAAAGAAAAAAACGAAATTATTTTGGCCAATTTCAAGCCAACGGCTTTGGGCGCTTTGTTTGCTGGATTCAAAAATCAATTGGTTAGAATCAATGCTTCCAATGGTGAAATATTATGGGACGCAACATTCGTAGGAACAGTAGAAAAAGAATTGGTAACTCGCAGAGCTATATTGGATATGTGGATCAAAGACAACAAAGTTTTTCTATATCTCAATGGTTTAATGGTTTACGATTACAATAACGGGCAAAAACTATGGGAAGCCATTTATGAAAATGATATGGATGGCGGCGGCGGCGGAATGTTCAGTAATACCAAAGAAAAAAAATACTACCGAACCATTGCCGAACCATTATTTACGGATAATGCAGTGTATATCGTGATGCTGGGAACCCGCGACAGAACAAAATATGTCGAAAAACACGATTTATCTTCCGGTAAATTATTATGGGCTACCGAGAAAGTAGCAGGCGCATTTTGTGTTCCGAATATTTACAAAACAGGAAGCAAAGTATTGATACAAATAGGCGGAAAAGTACAAGTTCAAGAGTATCGAATGGAAAGTAGATCAGATGGTATGGGCGGAACATATAAACAGCAAGTGCCCTATATTTATTGGGATTACAAAGCGCAGAAAAACGGCTTGGTTTGTTTGGACGACGCTAACGGGAAATTGGCTTGGCGTTCGGATAAATTCGACAAACGAATTACCGATTTGATTTTATATGAAGATAAAACCGTTTTTGCAGGCGATGGAGACCAGTTTTATTGCTATGAAATTGCTTCAGGAAAATCATTATTCGATGTGAAACACGACGATGCGGGTGTGGGAAAAGCGACAGATGTAATCGATTTTGATGATAAAGTGGTCGTGCTTTCCGAAAAAGGATTGGCGGCTTACAACAAGAAAGACGGCTCAAGAGCATACGCCACCGAAAAAATAAAAGGCGTGGATTATTTTTATCACATAGGAGATAATTATTTCTTGAGAGATCAAAGAAACAGCAAAAACATCATCTACGGAATCGATATGAGCAATGGGGAAACCAAAGGATCGGTGCAATCTAAAGGAAAAGGAGGAAGTCCTCAATATGGTGATGGCATCGATATTACATCCGATGGAGAATACATTTTTGCTTTCAAAGGCAGAAAAGTAGAAAAAATCAAAGTGAACAATTAA
- a CDS encoding PD40 domain-containing protein: MKKSIYFLLYSLFFILASAQAQQIQWASKLIKFSTDLGGKQNSIKRILGKPDAFPQGGASANAWMPKRALDGSETIEVGFEKPQTVKQVAVFENLNSGCVTKISVDNGSGNYETVWTRKRDWKTPTFKSTASADHAYYFGRKRRKVQEVPDVFNPGIEYAILQNAVSNVVAVKVEFNFALLPGAKQIDAIGISDSDTPIEVKINTIPVFDNLPKPESLEFENSEVSNVMVSQDGQKIFYSAFANGKDVVFSSRKQADGKWAKPPVAEPSLSLNDDYNYMEFYSDNFILKGGVEYTKNTTETGFEFFENKNGNFQSLKPLKIAAYNNYEKTADITITNDGKIIIMGIETDFTQGGTDLYFANQKEDGTYGLLQNMGKVINSAADEGMPQLLSDTKTLFFSSIGFSSYGNYDIYVSYRLDDSWKKWSEPINLGNKINSDGFEGSPFYDETTEMLYFTRIIEGKSAIGRVKIPKSELMKN, from the coding sequence ATGAAAAAATCTATATATTTTCTTCTGTATTCTTTGTTCTTTATTCTCGCTTCTGCGCAAGCCCAACAAATTCAATGGGCGAGCAAACTCATTAAATTTTCAACCGATCTGGGAGGGAAACAAAACAGCATCAAACGAATTTTAGGCAAACCCGATGCTTTTCCGCAAGGTGGTGCTTCGGCCAATGCTTGGATGCCCAAAAGAGCTCTCGATGGAAGTGAAACCATAGAAGTGGGTTTCGAAAAACCACAAACCGTAAAACAAGTCGCTGTGTTTGAAAACTTGAATTCGGGTTGCGTGACCAAAATTTCGGTGGACAATGGTTCGGGAAATTATGAAACGGTTTGGACCAGAAAAAGGGATTGGAAAACGCCCACTTTCAAATCGACAGCTTCTGCAGATCACGCGTATTATTTTGGTCGAAAAAGAAGAAAAGTACAAGAGGTTCCTGATGTTTTCAATCCAGGAATCGAATATGCCATTCTACAAAATGCGGTGTCGAATGTTGTGGCTGTCAAAGTCGAATTCAATTTTGCACTATTGCCAGGCGCGAAACAAATAGACGCTATCGGTATTTCGGATTCAGATACTCCTATCGAAGTAAAAATCAATACTATTCCTGTTTTCGACAATTTACCAAAACCGGAATCTTTGGAGTTCGAAAATAGTGAAGTTTCCAATGTAATGGTTTCGCAAGATGGACAAAAAATTTTCTATTCGGCTTTTGCCAATGGCAAAGACGTTGTTTTTTCAAGCCGTAAACAAGCGGACGGAAAGTGGGCAAAACCTCCCGTGGCAGAACCAAGTTTGAGTTTGAATGACGATTATAATTATATGGAATTTTATAGCGATAATTTTATCCTCAAAGGTGGCGTGGAATACACGAAAAACACGACAGAAACAGGTTTTGAATTCTTCGAAAACAAAAACGGAAATTTCCAAAGTCTGAAACCACTGAAAATTGCCGCCTACAACAATTATGAAAAAACCGCCGATATTACCATCACCAACGATGGTAAAATCATAATAATGGGAATCGAAACCGACTTCACCCAAGGTGGAACCGATTTGTATTTTGCCAACCAAAAAGAAGACGGAACTTATGGGCTGCTTCAAAATATGGGTAAAGTCATCAATTCAGCCGCCGATGAGGGAATGCCACAGTTGTTGTCCGATACCAAAACGCTGTTTTTTAGTAGCATCGGTTTCAGTAGTTATGGAAATTATGACATCTATGTTTCTTACCGATTGGACGATAGTTGGAAAAAATGGTCGGAGCCCATCAATCTTGGAAATAAGATAAACAGCGATGGTTTCGAAGGCTCTCCATTTTATGATGAAACCACCGAAATGCTTTATTTTACTAGAATAATAGAAGGAAAATCGGCTATTGGCAGGGTCAAGATTCCAAAAAGTGAGCTGATGAAAAACTGA
- a CDS encoding T9SS type A sorting domain-containing protein: MRRIFTLLLVLFLNTVTKAQWTKCNNPAGALPYSLTIQNDTLYLGTLSNGIYRSTDGGFNWTQINNGITSMQIWNIAYVNGVLYASSTNGTVFKSLNGGDNWVLSNTGISSTTIIRNFAFFNNKIFATSTNKGVYISSDNGSSWAQHNSGIVGLVAEPLLIVDTDLFVGVNQKVYKYDSVNQNWISKSTGIPNNTVGSLAYIKDNLQNISLFEATVNTNDVTISTNKGDSWTVAKSGLPSVGVYSLLGIGTEVYLGNDYGVYKTTNQGVSWVDVSGFTNASPAKFLCKSSTDLYVIQEAKLWKKSLASLSVSDQVISVQNVNFKIYPNPSYGNFNIEVTENLIGAKATIYNLLGQKVKEFELKSMTTNQNLNQGIYLLEIEKEGNKTTKKLLVN; the protein is encoded by the coding sequence ATGAGAAGAATATTTACTTTACTATTGGTGCTGTTTTTAAACACGGTGACCAAGGCACAATGGACAAAATGTAACAATCCAGCTGGGGCGCTACCTTATTCATTAACAATTCAGAATGACACACTTTATCTCGGAACTTTAAGCAATGGTATTTATCGTTCTACAGATGGAGGGTTCAATTGGACACAAATAAACAATGGAATAACTAGTATGCAAATATGGAATATAGCCTATGTCAATGGTGTTCTTTACGCGAGTTCTACAAACGGAACGGTTTTTAAGTCGCTAAATGGCGGAGATAACTGGGTTTTGTCGAATACTGGAATTAGTTCGACAACTATAATTAGGAATTTTGCTTTTTTCAATAATAAGATATTCGCCACTTCAACAAATAAAGGAGTTTATATTTCGTCTGATAATGGAAGTTCTTGGGCTCAACACAATTCTGGAATTGTAGGTTTAGTTGCAGAACCTCTATTAATAGTTGATACTGATTTGTTTGTAGGAGTCAATCAAAAGGTTTACAAATACGATAGTGTAAATCAAAATTGGATAAGTAAAAGTACTGGAATTCCGAACAATACAGTGGGCTCCTTGGCTTACATAAAAGATAATTTGCAAAACATAAGCTTATTTGAAGCAACTGTTAATACGAACGATGTCACAATATCAACGAATAAAGGAGACAGTTGGACAGTTGCTAAAAGTGGACTGCCGAGTGTTGGTGTTTATTCCCTTCTAGGCATTGGAACTGAGGTATATTTAGGAAATGATTATGGCGTCTATAAAACTACTAATCAAGGAGTTAGTTGGGTTGATGTTTCGGGATTTACTAATGCTAGTCCAGCCAAATTTCTTTGTAAGAGTTCAACTGATTTGTATGTGATACAGGAAGCGAAGCTCTGGAAAAAAAGTTTAGCAAGTTTAAGTGTTTCAGATCAAGTTATAAGTGTTCAGAATGTAAATTTCAAAATCTACCCCAACCCATCTTATGGTAATTTCAATATCGAAGTGACTGAAAATTTAATAGGAGCAAAAGCCACTATTTACAATCTTCTAGGTCAAAAAGTCAAAGAATTTGAATTGAAATCTATGACTACAAATCAAAATTTAAACCAAGGAATTTATCTTCTGGAAATTGAAAAAGAAGGAAATAAAACCACCAAAAAACTGCTTGTAAACTAG
- a CDS encoding SBBP repeat-containing protein, whose product MKKSLLLFVVCFLSYFANAQTPSLTWVRQMGKFGGFVTPRASVVDASGNVITTGLFKNSIDFDPGAGVSTLTSVNNPNTANNQNDIFISKVDSNGNFVWAKQLAGIELKDATAVGVDAAGNVYTTGFFYGTVDFDPGAGVSNLTSKGYNDIFISKLDASGNFVWAKLMGSIFGDSGYAITVDPAGNVFTTGSFSDTCDFDPNAGVSTMTALVENIFISKLDTNGNFVWAKSMGGIAYNRGRLITSDAAGNVYVGGTFGGTTDFDPNAGVANLTSVGSFGGNEDMFILKLDLNGSYVWAKQFSGTGTKFLKGMAVDASGNIFTAGMFSGTVDFNPSAAVANLSGPTYGDDGFISKLDAAGNYVWVKQLEGTIRDVASLALDTAGNIYTTGNFYSDSPTDFDVGVGIYNLSIMHRFGDDTYILKLNASGSFVWVKQIGGVPSVTAGADTIGKSIVVDGSGNIYTTGTFGSSTSDSGDFDPNAGVALLTPTGGSADMFVHKMGQTALGLSKKPIESKITIYPNPSSGIFNIEIDENSIGAKATIYNLLGQKVKEFDLKTTTTTTTTNQTLNKGIYLLEIEKEGNRTTKKLMVK is encoded by the coding sequence ATGAAAAAATCATTACTATTATTCGTAGTTTGCTTTTTAAGCTATTTTGCAAATGCACAAACTCCTTCCTTGACTTGGGTAAGACAAATGGGGAAATTTGGTGGGTTTGTAACTCCACGGGCCAGCGTTGTTGACGCATCGGGCAACGTAATCACAACAGGACTATTTAAAAATAGTATAGATTTTGACCCCGGCGCTGGTGTAAGCACTTTAACATCGGTCAATAATCCAAACACCGCTAATAATCAAAATGATATTTTCATTTCTAAAGTTGATTCAAATGGCAATTTTGTTTGGGCAAAACAGTTAGCAGGTATTGAATTAAAAGATGCTACGGCTGTTGGTGTTGACGCTGCTGGTAATGTTTATACCACTGGGTTTTTTTATGGCACAGTAGATTTTGACCCTGGTGCTGGTGTAAGTAATTTAACTTCTAAGGGATACAATGATATTTTTATTTCGAAATTAGATGCTTCGGGTAATTTTGTTTGGGCAAAACTAATGGGAAGTATATTTGGAGATAGTGGCTATGCTATTACAGTAGATCCAGCTGGGAATGTGTTTACAACAGGAAGTTTTTCAGACACTTGCGATTTCGACCCCAATGCTGGAGTTAGTACAATGACTGCTTTGGTAGAAAATATTTTTATTTCAAAACTAGATACCAACGGCAATTTTGTTTGGGCAAAATCAATGGGCGGCATTGCTTACAACAGAGGTAGGTTAATCACATCAGATGCCGCAGGGAATGTCTATGTGGGCGGAACTTTTGGCGGAACCACTGATTTTGATCCCAATGCGGGTGTGGCTAATTTGACCAGTGTAGGGTCATTTGGTGGTAACGAAGATATGTTTATTTTAAAATTAGATTTGAATGGTAGTTATGTTTGGGCAAAACAATTTAGCGGTACTGGAACTAAGTTTTTAAAAGGAATGGCAGTTGATGCTTCAGGCAACATATTTACTGCTGGAATGTTTTCAGGTACAGTTGATTTTAATCCAAGTGCAGCAGTTGCCAATTTGAGCGGCCCCACTTATGGTGATGACGGTTTTATTTCAAAATTAGATGCAGCCGGTAATTATGTATGGGTAAAACAGCTTGAAGGAACTATTAGAGATGTAGCTTCTTTAGCTCTTGACACGGCTGGTAATATTTACACGACCGGAAACTTTTATTCAGATTCACCAACTGATTTTGATGTAGGAGTAGGAATTTATAATTTATCGATTATGCATCGATTTGGTGATGATACATACATTTTAAAATTAAACGCTTCGGGAAGTTTTGTATGGGTAAAACAAATTGGCGGGGTTCCGAGTGTAACCGCAGGCGCTGACACCATAGGGAAATCAATTGTAGTGGATGGTTCTGGAAATATATACACTACAGGAACATTTGGCAGCAGTACAAGTGATTCTGGAGATTTTGATCCCAATGCAGGAGTTGCTCTTTTAACTCCAACAGGTGGTTCAGCCGATATGTTTGTGCATAAAATGGGTCAAACTGCATTAGGATTATCAAAAAAACCAATTGAAAGCAAGATCACCATTTATCCCAATCCATCATCGGGTATTTTCAATATCGAAATTGACGAAAATTCAATTGGTGCAAAGGCGACTATTTATAATCTTTTAGGTCAAAAAGTAAAGGAATTCGATTTGAAAACAACAACAACAACAACAACAACAAACCAAACTTTAAACAAAGGAATTTATCTTCTGGAAATTGAAAAAGAAGGTAATAGAACGACTAAAAAACTGATGGTGAAGTAG